The genomic DNA CCCAAAAACGGGTTGTCTTCAACAATCGGGAAGTAATCTAAGCTTTTATCCCCACCGATATCCAAGGTACGCATGGTCACCGGTCGTGGATGAAATGTTTGTAACTGGGAGCGATAAATTTTAGCTTGCTCTTCTTCACTGGGGAACCGCCCTAGCATCATAAAGGGCACTTCGGTACGAAACAGCCCTACACCATCGGCGCCGGAATCTTTTGAGCGCAATATGTCAGTTTGTAAGCCGGTATTCACCATCAGGTTAATGTTTAACCCATTGGCGGTTTCTGCGCGCATATCGATCAGCGCATCTAACCCAGATACCCTAGCTTTTTCGTCGGCCACCAACTCTTCAAAGTGAGCTCGTCGTTCTTCCGATAATTGATAGTAAACATGCCCACGATAACCATCGACCACCAGCTCTTTGCCTTCGAGCTCGGTCCAGGGAATATCTTGCGCACCTAAAACTGTAGGAATGTTTAAAGCTCTAGCCAAAATAGCTAAATGCGAATTAGCGGAGCCCCGTGCGCACACGATACCGGCAATGTGTTCTGGATTAATATCGCCAAACACCGTCGCGGATAACTCTTCACCCAACAGGATTGCGCCTTTTGGAATAACACGCTCCGATTCATCGGCCAGTAAACAATTGAGTAAACGTTGGCCGAGATCGCGCATGTCAGCGGCGCGTTCTCTTAAATAGGTGTCTTCCATTTCTTCAAAGTGCTGAATATAGCCACGCATGACAGTCGCTAAAGCACTCGGCGCGCTTTCACCGTCTTCAATTTTTTCTATGACGGAGCCACCCACGGCCTGATCATTTAATATGCCAGCATACACATCAAACAACGCGAGTTCTTCAGGTCTAAGCTCATTCTCTAACCGCTCTCGAGTCTGCGATAAATCTTGGCGAACATCGTCGAGTGCGGTTTTAAAACGCTCGATCTCACCGTTGATGTCTTCTGTGGAGTGAAAACGAACGCTGTCGAGCTCGACTTCGGCCGCGATCACATGGCCTTGCCCAATGGCTACGCCAGTAGAGCACGCAACGCCAGAAAACCGGATATCGTCTTGGCTTTGCTCGCCAATTAAGTTCATACCACTCAGTGCGCCCGTGGCCTCAGCATTGGCAATGATTCCCGCCATTTGAGCCGACAAAGTCACCAAAAAGGCTTCTGCTTCATCGCTAAAACGGTCATCTTTAAACCGTTGAACCGTCAGTACGCCTAACAGTTTGCGATTGTGAATGATGGGGACTGCCAATAAGGCACGAAATTTTTCTTCACCGGCCGACGGCACAGAATGGAAATTGGGATGTAATGTAGAGTTTGCAATATTCAGAGGCTCTTCGCGCTTACCCACCAGACCAATCATGCCTTCATTTTTGGTCAAGGTTATTTTACCTGCTAAGCCATCTTTGAGCCCGTCGGTCGCCATTAAGACATAGCGTTCAATGTTCCCATCCCATAAAAATACCGAACAGGCATCTACTTCCATGCCTTCGCGCACCATTTTGGTTAAGCGCTCTAATGACGGCTGTAAGTTGCGCGACCCAGTGACGGCTTCGACAACTTTACGCAACAGGTGCAGTAAATCAGGCATAGGCATCAGCCACCTTGTGCACACGAGGACTAAGCTCCGTCAAGGCTTTGCGGTAGACATCCCGCTTAAAGGAAACGACTTTAGACAGCGGGTACCAGTATGACACCCATTGCCAGCCATCAAATTCAGGGTCTTCGCAGGCATCAAAGTTTACGCAATGGTCTTCACTGAGCATTCGCAATAAAAACCATTTTTGTTTTTGTCCAACACAGATAGGCAACGTGTTTTGGCGAATCATGCGTTTAGGGAGCCGATATTTTAGCCAACCACGCGTGCAGGCTAAAATATCGACATCTTTAGGGTCGAGGCCAACTTCTTCTTTGAGTTCACGATACAGAGCTTGCACAGGCGTCTCATGCTGACGAATTCCACCTTGTGGAAATTGCCAAGCATCTTGACCAATACGGCGTGCCCACAGTACCTGCCCTTCATTATTGGTTAATATAATGCCAACATTTGGGCGAAACCCATCTGAATCGATCATACCCTTCTCATCTCATGTCCTATCGTTTGAACGCCCGTTTTATTCAAGCGACGAATATCCATTGTTTCACAAGCGCTTAAAAAGCGCCATTCCTGTTAACCTCACACTCTGAGCCTAAAAGAGCTGCAGCGCGCCAATAAAACACATAAAATAGCCATCAAACCCAATTTAAACAAGGACTTACCGTGGCGCTTGCTATATTTGATCTCGATAACACCCTCATCCATGGCGACTCCGACCATGCTTGGGGCGAATTCTTAGTAAAGCACAAATTGGTCGATCCTGACGTCGTACAAGAAGCAAATGACAAATTTTTAGTTCAATATCAGCAAGGCAGCTTAGATATTAACGAATACCTTCAGTTTGCATTGCAGTTTTTAAGTGGCAAAACTCCAGAAGAGCTCGCCCCGCTGCATCGGCAATTTATGGCTGAGTACATTGAACCTATGTTGCTTTCACAAGCCAGTGCGCTCATCGATCAACACCAAAAAGCCGGTGATACTTTGTTGATCATCACGGCGACGAATCGCTTTGTAACCGAGCCCATTGCACACCGTTTAGGCATACACAACCTTATCGCCTGCGAACCTGAAATTGTCGATGGCAAATATACGGGGAACGCGACTGGCACGCCGAGCTTTGCTCATGGTAAAGTAGTGAGGTTACAGCAATGGCTCGATGATTCTGATGAAAGCCTCACCGGCAGCTATTTTTACTCAGACTCTCACAATGATTTACCCTTGTTAGAACAAGTAGACCATCCGGTAGCTGTTAATCCTGATGATCGTTTGCGTGATATTGCGCAACAACACTCATGGACAATAATGGACTTACGAGGCAACGCGTGAAGCGACTGACCACCTTGACTTGCACGTTACTGCTGCTGCTTTCGAGTTGCGGTGACAAGGACGACGATATTTCAATCACGCCTTCTGAAGGCGCAAATACCAATGCTGGAGAATCGGAATTACCCGCAACCAGTGAACGCCTGACCGATTTAGCCCCTGTAGCGGCGGCATTTCAACAAGCGGCTCAATCCGCTATGGCCGAAACCGTGGCGCTATGCCGTCAACTCGAAGTTGGTGTTCAAAGTTTCTTGAACGATCCAAATGAAGAAACCCAAGCCAACGCCCAGCAGCGTTTTATTGAATGCCACCAACGCTGGACTGCCAGCGCGTTGTACTTTACGGAGCCCTTTAATTTAAACGAAGCGAAAGGCCTAAAACGTACACTCGACCTGATTGATACGCGCCCATTTTTACCAGGCTATATCGATGGCATTCCTCTTTACCCTTATAGTGGCTTAGTGCACGAGCTCGAACTGGCGATCACTGAAGACACGCTTTTGGGCCAGCACAGGTTGATGGATGAAGAGTCTGCATCTCTCGGCTTTCCCGTTGTAGAATTCTTTCTTTGGAAAACGCCTTTAGCCGATTTTTGGCAAACCAAAACCGATGAAGATGCGCAAACGCTGGTGAATCGACGATTAAGTTATTTAAAAATTGCCAACGCTCACCTAAGCAAACAACTTGATAAAGCGCAGGCTCGTTGGAGTGATTCTGGTGAATTCAGCGAACTGCCCGATCGGGCAAAGTTCAATGTTTTAGTAAAAACCTTGCAGCGTTTTACAATGGTTAAACTGTTAAATCACACCTTTGCTGAAACTTCGCTAGAAGAACCAGAGTGGATCCACCCAGCACAATTTGCCGGCAACGGTCGTGCTTACTTGTTAAAACAAGTCGATGAGATTTCGCGGCTATTAGGCACTGAGGCTGAGCCGTCGGTGTTTAGCCAATGGCTAACCAAAGAAACCAGTATAGAAATAACCGGCAAAAACTTACAAGCGGCTGTGGCTAAAGTACAAGCAAGCTTAGCCGAGTTACCTGAAAGCTTTCCATTTGAATCGGAAACGAATGAACAATGGCTCGCCGCTCGACAAGCCGTTGCTGCGATGGCGCTTGAATTCACCAAGCTCTCACAAAACCTAAATTTAACCGTCGTAACGCAATAGCCCAACTATAAGCTTGGGCTAATTTGCGCAAAGATCGATTTGATATAGCGCGTCTCAGGGACAGCCGGCAACACTGGATGATCGGCCCCCTGATACCCTTCTGAAAGTATCATGGCATGCCGTTCAAGTTTTATCGCACTGGCTCGAATCATATCGCGCAGGCGATCACTTTCTAAATGCATTGAGCAACTGGCACTGACAAGAATTCCGCCATGGCTCACCAGCTTCATTGCGGCATCATTGAGCTTTTGATAAGCACGCTCACCTGCGGCAATGTCTTTGCGGCGGGTAATAAAAGCAGGCGGATCAACAATGACAATATCGAATCGTCGTTTTTCTTTTTGGAATTGAGCTAGTACCTCAAACGCATCGCCATGAGCGGTTTCTACTTTACCTTGCAAGTTGTTTAAAGCAGCGCTTTCAAGTACGCCTTCTAACGCTAACGCTGAGGCATCCACACACGTCACCTGCTCAGCACCTGCATTTGCTGCGGTTAGTCCCCAGCCCCCTAGATAACTGAAAACATCTAAGACGGTTTTACCTTTCGCATAGGAAGCGGCTAATGCTCGATTCGGTCGATGATCGTAGAACCAACCGGTTTTTTGGCCCGTCATTAACGGCGCTAAAAACTTAGTGCCATTTTCGACCAACTCTACTAAATCGGGCACTTCGCCATAAGCAACGCGCACATAGGAGTCTAGCCCTTCAACGGCGCGCATTTTGCCATCATTTTTGAGCAAAACACCCTTAGGCTGAACCAGCCGAATCACGTGTTCTAGAATGACATCAAGCTGCGCTTCCATACCCGCCGTAGAAACTTGCACCGTGAGAATATCGAAAAAGCGATCAATCACTAACCCGGAGAGGCCGTCACTGTCACCAAAAACCCATCGGTAGCAGGGTTGATCAAAACACTGTTCACGAATGGCTAACGCTTGCTTTAAGCGGTTTTTTAACAACGAACTGCTGAGTTGGCGATCCGCTTTTCGACTTACCAAACGGCCACAAATGAGCGCATTTGGGTTAACCATAAAGCTGCCTAAGTTTTTACCTTGAGCATCAACAATGTTAATCACTGAGCCAGGCTGAACTTCTTTTAACGGCGCAAAACTATTGTCTATTTCATTGCTGTACACCCAATGATGCCCAGCTCGAATACGCCGCTCTGCGCCTTTATTTAATTTCAGTACATTAATCATAATTAAACTCTAAACTCGTTTTTTTGCATAAGAAGTAAGTGCTCACTGCAGCTTAGTGCACAAGTTACATTGGTGCGACCAAGCGGTAACGGAGCGTTTTTTATTTACGGGTTCACTAGCATCGCTAATAAGCTTTTATCTTTAACCGCGACAAAGTGAGGGTTCAGGGTGTTTTCTTTTCCATAGCGTAGGGGCGAACCATCCCATTGCACGATAGCGCCGCCCGTTTGCTCTAAAATCGCTTGAGGCGCCGCAGTGTCCCATTCACTGGTCGGGCCCAAACGGGGGTATAGATCGGCATCCCCTTGCGCAAGTTGCATAAACTTGAGCGCGCTGCCGAGAGATTTTTTTTCGACCTGAAAATCGGCTTGTTCTAATGCACTTAACCAAGCGCCCTGCCATTTAGAACGGCGAGACCCCAGCGCAACTAAAGACTGTGAGCTTTTGCTCGGCCGCATCGATGAGTGGCTTTCAGGCGTCCCCATAAATGCCCCTAGCGATTGCCCACCCCACCAGGCAAATCTCGTTTGCGGTTGGTAAAGCATGCCAAACACAGGTTGGTGCTGATGCATAAGCGCGATGTTAATAACAAACTCGCCCGTTTTATGAATAAACTCTCGCGTGCCATCCATCGGGTCGACTAACCAATAAATTGGCCATTGTTGCCGCTGTGTGTAGTCAGGTAAGGCTTCTTCAGACACCACCGGCGCATGAACAATATGAGGCAACCCTTCAATTAGAATATCTGAAGAGGCTATATCAGCATGAGTGACGGGCGTTGCGTCAGACTTTTGTTCGGTATGCCACAGCGATTCATCTTCGTATATTTTTAAGATGGCATCGCCGGCTCGTTCGGCCAGTTGATACAACAAAGGGATATGTTGAAGGCCTAGTAAGGGTAAAATTGAGTTCATGCCGATTCGAATACGCAAAATTGGTCGTCTATATTACCATGTGCAGATTAATCCCACGACTCATGGTTGCAAATGGCAATTTTGCCCTTACCTTGAGACGCTTAGTTCCAATGGTTTAAAACACGTATAAGCGACCTAACATGTCTGATGCTAAACCCAATGTTCGTCTCGATAAATGGCTCTGGGCGGCTCGTTTCTATAAAACACGAGCACTGGCCAAAGCTGCCATAGAAGGTGGCAAAGTTCATTACGATGGCGCTAAATCAAAACCCAGCCGTGTCGTAGAGCTAGGCAAGGAAGTACGCCTTAAACTGGGTTGGGATGAAAAAACCGTCATTGTTGATGCAATTTCAGAACAACGTCGCGGAGCACCTGAGGCTCAACTACTCTATACCGAAACACCAGAGTCTATTACCAAGCGAGAAGCGCTTGCGGTGCAACGCAAAGCCATGAACGTGGGTAAAGTATTAAGTGACCACCGACCCAATAAAAAGGAACGACGACAAATTCATCGTTTCAAAACCAAATCTACTGAATAAGCCAAGGCCAGTTATGACATTACACGATGCCACACAACGATTTTTATTCGAAGATACGCCCATTCGTGGTGAGTTAACCCAGTTAGAAACCACCCTAAACGACGTATTCAGCAAGCATAATTACCCCGATACAATTAAATCTTTGTTGGGCCAATTCATGGCAGCCGCGGCCATGCTCAGCGATACAATAAAGTTTGAAGGCACCTTATCATTGCAAGTACGCGGCGCGGGACAAGTACGTACGATTATGGCCGAGTGTCGCGACAACAGCGCGATTCGTGCAATTGCTCAGTACAATGATGATTTTGACGAACAAGGCGAATTGCTAGGCCATGGGCAAATGGCGATCACCATTGAGCCCAAGAAAGGACAGCGCTACCAAGGTGTGGTGCCCATAAATGACAGCGAACTCTCTTTAGCGGCCGTTTTAGAAGACTATTTCCAGCAATCTGAACAAATTCGCACTCGAATTTGGCTATTTTCCAATCAACATCAATCAGCGGGCCTGATGATTCAAGCAATGCCGAGCTCGGCAAGCGAAAGCAGTTTAAGCAGCGATGCCGACTTAGAAACCTGGGAAAGAGTTATTCATTTGGCCAGCACCACTTCCGAAGAAGAAATTTTGTCGCTTGAGCCCGATGTCATGCTAAATCGCTTGTTCCACGAGGAGACTGTGCGTGTTTTCGAACCCAGAAGCCTAAAATTTGAATGCACGTGCAGTAAAGAAAAAACCGCGAACGCTGTAAGAACATTAGGTGAAGATGAAGCGTTAGATATTGTTCGTGAAATGGGCCACATTGACCTAGATTGCCAGTTTTGCCGTGAAAAGTACGCCTTCAGCGCAGAAGATGTGGTTGAGCTGTTTAAAGAACCTGGTGACTCAACCCTAAATTAAACAATATCGTTTTAGCGCAGTTGATTGACTGCGCCGTTATTCTTCAAATAAACGTTCACCCATCTGATCGACCATCATACGGGCTTTCAGCTGGGTGATACGAACGGCTTCTTCCTCATTAGGAATCAAATCAGCGCGCACAAAACGGTGCTGTTTAGTTGTTTCACCTTCTGCTGCAAGCTCGATTACACCTGAAACACGAAACTGTCCACCCTCATTGATTGGGGTCGCTGCTATTTGAAACCCCTTATATTCTTCAAAGTCTAACTTTGGCACTGACGCCTTACCTGACTTATCCTTTTTAAACCAACCAAACATACACACCTCATTGACACTAAATAATGACTGAAGCCTATTATTAAACGGCAAATTTTTGGTTGCTAGCCAAATATTTAACTATTTTTGCAACATAACATTACATACTTGAGACGTTTTGATGCAAAACGTTACCCTGACTTAAAAAGTGTTACCTCAGTTCCCAAACGTTACCTTCAGATTCGGTAACAAACTTGCTTTCATTGCTCAAAAAACAACCATTGAGCCGTAACCCATTGATATATAAGGGTTTTTCAAAACTGGCACACCAAGTGCTATTACTAGGTCACAACGATTAAAAGACACTCGAAAACAAAAACAATAAAAGAGTGGAGTTAAGAACATCGGCGCCCACCTAAAAACAAGAATAAGGGCGCTGTTTTTATTTCTAGCCACTAAAAATAAAAATAGCTAGAAACGTTGTTAAAGTTCCCACCCGCTCAACTCTGCTTTTACCAATTGCTCAATCATATCCATTGCTTCACCGCTGTCGTTTAAGCACGGTAATACATCATAATGTGTGCCCCCAGCTTCTTCGAAGACCTCTTTGCCTTCCATCGCAATTTCTTCAAGTGTTTCTAAGCAGTCCACCACAAATCCTGGCGTCAGCACTAATATGTCTTTTACGCCTTCCTCTGCCAACGATGTTAGCGTTGCATTGGTATAGGGCTCTATCCACTTGGCTTTACCGAAACGGCTTTGGAATGTCACCAAAACATCATCTAATGACCAGCCGATT from Reinekea marina includes the following:
- the ptsP gene encoding phosphoenolpyruvate--protein phosphotransferase, whose amino-acid sequence is MPMPDLLHLLRKVVEAVTGSRNLQPSLERLTKMVREGMEVDACSVFLWDGNIERYVLMATDGLKDGLAGKITLTKNEGMIGLVGKREEPLNIANSTLHPNFHSVPSAGEEKFRALLAVPIIHNRKLLGVLTVQRFKDDRFSDEAEAFLVTLSAQMAGIIANAEATGALSGMNLIGEQSQDDIRFSGVACSTGVAIGQGHVIAAEVELDSVRFHSTEDINGEIERFKTALDDVRQDLSQTRERLENELRPEELALFDVYAGILNDQAVGGSVIEKIEDGESAPSALATVMRGYIQHFEEMEDTYLRERAADMRDLGQRLLNCLLADESERVIPKGAILLGEELSATVFGDINPEHIAGIVCARGSANSHLAILARALNIPTVLGAQDIPWTELEGKELVVDGYRGHVYYQLSEERRAHFEELVADEKARVSGLDALIDMRAETANGLNINLMVNTGLQTDILRSKDSGADGVGLFRTEVPFMMLGRFPSEEEQAKIYRSQLQTFHPRPVTMRTLDIGGDKSLDYFPIVEDNPFLGWRGLRVTLDHPEIFIVQVRAMLRASVGLNNLKIMLPMVTSISEVEDSLQIIHRAVYELNEEGVPVESPDVGVMIEVPSAVYLIKDFANLVDFMSVGSNDLTQYLLAVDRNNPRVADIYDSMHPAVLKALKSIVDECDAANVPLSLCGELAGDPLGAVTLLGLGYRNLSMSSANLLRVKAVLMQIDSGWAQTVSSGLLNLDDPKVIRSTLQLALQKAGVPLTSLGVLPTH
- a CDS encoding RNA pyrophosphohydrolase, whose product is MIDSDGFRPNVGIILTNNEGQVLWARRIGQDAWQFPQGGIRQHETPVQALYRELKEEVGLDPKDVDILACTRGWLKYRLPKRMIRQNTLPICVGQKQKWFLLRMLSEDHCVNFDACEDPEFDGWQWVSYWYPLSKVVSFKRDVYRKALTELSPRVHKVADAYA
- a CDS encoding HAD family hydrolase, producing MALAIFDLDNTLIHGDSDHAWGEFLVKHKLVDPDVVQEANDKFLVQYQQGSLDINEYLQFALQFLSGKTPEELAPLHRQFMAEYIEPMLLSQASALIDQHQKAGDTLLIITATNRFVTEPIAHRLGIHNLIACEPEIVDGKYTGNATGTPSFAHGKVVRLQQWLDDSDESLTGSYFYSDSHNDLPLLEQVDHPVAVNPDDRLRDIAQQHSWTIMDLRGNA
- a CDS encoding imelysin family protein, with product MDNNGLTRQRVKRLTTLTCTLLLLLSSCGDKDDDISITPSEGANTNAGESELPATSERLTDLAPVAAAFQQAAQSAMAETVALCRQLEVGVQSFLNDPNEETQANAQQRFIECHQRWTASALYFTEPFNLNEAKGLKRTLDLIDTRPFLPGYIDGIPLYPYSGLVHELELAITEDTLLGQHRLMDEESASLGFPVVEFFLWKTPLADFWQTKTDEDAQTLVNRRLSYLKIANAHLSKQLDKAQARWSDSGEFSELPDRAKFNVLVKTLQRFTMVKLLNHTFAETSLEEPEWIHPAQFAGNGRAYLLKQVDEISRLLGTEAEPSVFSQWLTKETSIEITGKNLQAAVAKVQASLAELPESFPFESETNEQWLAARQAVAAMALEFTKLSQNLNLTVVTQ
- a CDS encoding class I SAM-dependent rRNA methyltransferase, which translates into the protein MINVLKLNKGAERRIRAGHHWVYSNEIDNSFAPLKEVQPGSVINIVDAQGKNLGSFMVNPNALICGRLVSRKADRQLSSSLLKNRLKQALAIREQCFDQPCYRWVFGDSDGLSGLVIDRFFDILTVQVSTAGMEAQLDVILEHVIRLVQPKGVLLKNDGKMRAVEGLDSYVRVAYGEVPDLVELVENGTKFLAPLMTGQKTGWFYDHRPNRALAASYAKGKTVLDVFSYLGGWGLTAANAGAEQVTCVDASALALEGVLESAALNNLQGKVETAHGDAFEVLAQFQKEKRRFDIVIVDPPAFITRRKDIAAGERAYQKLNDAAMKLVSHGGILVSASCSMHLESDRLRDMIRASAIKLERHAMILSEGYQGADHPVLPAVPETRYIKSIFAQISPSL
- a CDS encoding 3'(2'),5'-bisphosphate nucleotidase CysQ family protein; the protein is MNSILPLLGLQHIPLLYQLAERAGDAILKIYEDESLWHTEQKSDATPVTHADIASSDILIEGLPHIVHAPVVSEEALPDYTQRQQWPIYWLVDPMDGTREFIHKTGEFVINIALMHQHQPVFGMLYQPQTRFAWWGGQSLGAFMGTPESHSSMRPSKSSQSLVALGSRRSKWQGAWLSALEQADFQVEKKSLGSALKFMQLAQGDADLYPRLGPTSEWDTAAPQAILEQTGGAIVQWDGSPLRYGKENTLNPHFVAVKDKSLLAMLVNP
- the hslR gene encoding ribosome-associated heat shock protein Hsp15 codes for the protein MSDAKPNVRLDKWLWAARFYKTRALAKAAIEGGKVHYDGAKSKPSRVVELGKEVRLKLGWDEKTVIVDAISEQRRGAPEAQLLYTETPESITKREALAVQRKAMNVGKVLSDHRPNKKERRQIHRFKTKSTE
- the hslO gene encoding Hsp33 family molecular chaperone HslO, with protein sequence MTTDPIKRNDDKFIVSKPNLLNKPRPVMTLHDATQRFLFEDTPIRGELTQLETTLNDVFSKHNYPDTIKSLLGQFMAAAAMLSDTIKFEGTLSLQVRGAGQVRTIMAECRDNSAIRAIAQYNDDFDEQGELLGHGQMAITIEPKKGQRYQGVVPINDSELSLAAVLEDYFQQSEQIRTRIWLFSNQHQSAGLMIQAMPSSASESSLSSDADLETWERVIHLASTTSEEEILSLEPDVMLNRLFHEETVRVFEPRSLKFECTCSKEKTANAVRTLGEDEALDIVREMGHIDLDCQFCREKYAFSAEDVVELFKEPGDSTLN
- a CDS encoding HlyU family transcriptional regulator translates to MPFNNRLQSLFSVNEVCMFGWFKKDKSGKASVPKLDFEEYKGFQIAATPINEGGQFRVSGVIELAAEGETTKQHRFVRADLIPNEEEAVRITQLKARMMVDQMGERLFEE